The nucleotide sequence ATAATTCTTTCTATGTCAAATAACGCTTTAACGTGATTTTGTATTAACACCCTTGAATTATCGTAACGCGTGCGCACTAAACCCCACGCGACGTCGTAATTGGAGTTTGTTATTTCAAGGCTAGCGATAACCTGACGAGCATCACCGCTTAATGATGAGagcaaataatgaaatttttgaattccatTAATCGCggaattattgttaattaatgaTTCAAATATATCCCTAAATTCTAACCACGACCCATAATTTCCATCGAATTTTGGCAGATCTATAACCGGAAGTTTCACGTTCTGTTCAGGTGTTGGACCAACGATAAACGCCGAATCAGCGCATATTTCTCTATTCGTGAGCATGCGCTTTGCCTTTGCGATAGATGAGAAAAAAAGCCGCCTTAAATGAATCCCTTTCTCCTAATTGTGTCTCATCACCGTCGGCACTTAACCAATCGATATCCCCTTGAACCCCTTCAAATTCTTCGAGCAACTTACCGGCGCTATCATAACGCTCCTCTAATTCTATCGGCAACTCATGATCAACACGTTTTTCTTTCACCGCGGCCTCAAACTTCGTGacaaattttgagaaattagTAAGTTTACCCTTGATCACGcttcactttttaattaaacccTCTAATTGACTCATAGTGAATGCGAAACTCTTTCAAATCGAATGAGGAGAAAAGAAATGGGGATAGGGACTTACAGCACGATGAGCAAAATGGAGTCGCTTCCGGTTTGGCTGGCACGTCGGTGGTTTCCAATTATGGGCTGCTAGAATCGGCGTGGGTATTCGTTCTGGTGGCCTGGGTACCTTGATGGGTTCAGGGCGGCTTCCTTCGGGATGAATTGAGTGAATGATTTGACACGATGTAATTGATGAAATATGTAATGTTGAATCAAACTCCAAataccaaatttgatttttacttcttatttctcgatattttcAGACAATGTTAACGATGACAAATTCTTCCCCCAAATATCCAGCTCGAAGGACCATtagatgttacaattttttccGGAACGCTGGGTAGCGCTGGTTAAAACActtcttattgttttaaatgatttatttattgttattatgaATGTGATTAATACGAACGAattgaaactattttaaacGAAGTATTATTCGAAACGAAGTAATGATGCGAGTTTATTCGAGAGTGTTTATTCGAGTGTGTATTTCATTCGAGCACGTAGgctattttataatatttttaaaaccaaaaaacttgtattttaatacacagaattacaaaaataaaattatgtagGCAACCTTACTTgcattaaatacaaaataattcttaacAGTAAGAGAACTAAAAAATCATAGATTTCATTCAGATAAAATGGCAGTTTCCCAAACACTACCTCCAGATGACTACAATAAGCGTGTAGAATGGTTTATTAACATGTGTGAAGCTGATCATAGCTTAGATTAAAGTTTTGAGGACAGATTAAATACGATTTAAAAACTGCGGCATGTTTAATAgaaataatcaacatttatGGATGCAAGAATATCCGCATCATGTACAAGAGAGGAGACCTCAAGTTAAGTTTGGATTTAATGTTTGGTGCGGTGTCATTTGTTCAAGAATTCTTGGTCCGTACATTTTTTATGATACGTTAAACGGAGATCGTTATCTTCACTTTCCACAGAACGAGTTCGATAATATGTTGAATGAATTGCTCCTGCAGACACGTCATTTGCTTAAATGGTTTCGACACGATGGGGCACCACCACTTAATAAGCTAGCAGTACGAAATCATGGAAACTTACGTTTGCAAACGTATTTATCAATTGTTTCCATATCATACTACCTGAACAGTTTGCAAATGTATGTAAAGAAATCGAAACAGACCACGGAAAAACATATTggcaaaaaatcaaaaaagtgacAAAATACAAGAAAACCGGCGACATTCCAACGTTATATCATAACAACACAGAATATAGTACAGATCAACAAAAATGCCACATACTTGCCATTTCGAAAATTCCTTCACTCCCAATCCAAATAGTGACTACGATAATGAACACCAACTTTCTATAAACGAGTGGTACACAAGATTTCTGAATATATCCAAATACAAACATGATCAAATACCGGAAATAACCTCAGAAGAATATGACGAACATTTAGCcaaaggaaaaaatttatgCCCCGCATCTGATCTTATAACCAAGAAGTTACTCAGACAACTTAGCTTAGAAGTACAGAACGCAATCCGCAACATGTATAACTGCTGCAtacaaaaattcatatttcaACCTATATGGAAGAAGGACATAGTTATTACAATCCCCAAACCTGGTGCTAACCACTCTCTGCCACAAGGCTACCGTCCTATCACTTTATTACCTGTGATCGGTAAAATGTTTGAAAGCATTATCAAATCTAGAATTATTAATGTCACAAATAACAAAATCCCTATACACCAATTCGGCTTCAGACCTAAACAATCCACAATCCACCCTTTAATTGTTCTCACTAACAACATTCAAACAGCCAAAATCCAAAACCGCGACTTTGTTCTTGGATATAAACAAGGCATTCGATACAGTTTGGCACCAGgatctattatttaaaatgggGCAGCTAGAAATTCCCGTaccatatttaaaaattatagacGAGTATCTCTTCAACAGGACGTGGAACATCAGAGTTAAAAATTCCCTACCGTCCTCCTTCTCTACCCTCCAAGGAGTTCCGTAAGGATCCCCTCTATCACCGATCTTATACAATATCTATAGCTACGATATTTACCAACCAGACACTAATACAATAAACCCAGACATACTCCAACACACAGACGACACTACGTTAATAACACATGCTAAAAACATCCAAGTTGCCCTTGAACATCTGCAGCAGTTGTACAACAAGACGTCAGCATGGTTTAAAACAATGGA is from Onthophagus taurus isolate NC chromosome 8, IU_Otau_3.0, whole genome shotgun sequence and encodes:
- the LOC111420865 gene encoding uncharacterized protein, producing the protein MLTNREICADSAFIVGPTPEQNVKLPVIDLPKFDGNYGSWLEFRDIFESLINNNSAINGIQKFHYLLSSLSGDARQVIASLEITNSNYDVAWGLVRTRYDNSRVLIQNHVKALFDIERIIPESFKSIRNFIDNIRKHMRALTSLNQPTDNWDTLIIYLATTKMDSGSNREWEQRKVAVAQPNLDNFQTY